Below is a window of Pyrobaculum aerophilum str. IM2 DNA.
TGATTGCCGAAAATATATATCACAACGGGACGAAGAGAATGAAGGAGGAAATCCTGCCGAAAGTCGCCGCCGGAGAGGTAATCGTCGCCTTCGCCCTCTCGGAGCCTTGTTGCGGCTCAGACGCAGCGGCTATACGAACTAGGGCTGAGAAAATCGGCGGGGAGTGGGTTATAAACGGCCACAAGATGTGGATAACTAGCGGCTTATATGCAGACTACTACCTCCTCTTCGCGAGGACGGGCCCGCTTGAGGCGAGGCATAAGGCAATTACGGCGTTTTTAATACCGCGGAGTAATTGTGTGGAGGCAACCCCCATTGAGGTAATGGGGGTGAGGGGCACTGGCACCGCCGAGGTAAAATTCAACAGCTGTAAAGCCGGCGACGAGGACGTAGTAGGCGAGGTGAACGGGGGATGGAGTGTGGCCATGTGGGGGATAAATATGGGGAGACTTAACGTAGGGGCCATAGGGCTGGGAATCGCCGAGGAGGCCTTTTACCAGGCGTATGATTACGCGCACAAGAGAGAGGCCTTTGGGAGGCTCATAGCGGATTTCCAAGCAATTCAGCACTACCTGGCGGAGATGTACGCAAGAGTAGAGGCGCTGAGGGCGTTAGTATACAAAACGGCTAAGATGCGGGACGAGAACCACCCAGATTTTCCGCTGTATGCCCAAGTGGCTAAGCTAATGGGCTCGCGTACTGCCGTTGAAACGGCCAGATTGGCGGTTCAAATTCTAGGCGGCTACGGCTACTCCACGGACTCCCATGTGGAGATGCTGTACCGCGACGCCAAAGTGACAGAGATCTACGAGGGGACAAATGAAATTATATTAAATACAATATATAAGTTCTTAAAGTCGAAATTTACTTAGATTGTAAATATACAGAGGCTTTTTTAATAGCTTTAATTATATTTAAATAGCCTGTACATCTACATATATTTTTTACAGAGAGCTTCAAGACGTCGTCTCTCGCCTGCGGGTCTATTCTCAAGTAGTCCACAGCGGCCATTATAAAGCCGTGGGTGCAGTAACCGCACTGCATGGCGTACTCTTCGAGAAACGCCTTTTGAACTGGGTGCAACTGCCCCCCGCGCTGTAAGGAGCGCACGGTCTCCACTCTATGCCCCGCGGCTTGTACTGCGAAGATAGTACAAGACTTAACGGCGCGTCCGTCTAATAGCACTGTGCACGCGCCGCAACGGCCCTCGTCGCACCCCCGTTTTACCTCTTTAAATCCCTTTTCCCTAAGGAAGTCAATAAGCAGTCTCCTCGGCTCCGCGTCAATTATGAACTCCCCGCCGTTTATCCACGCGGAGTTTCCCCCCGAGCCCCTCCACTTCTCCACCTCCCTCTTTTTAGGCAAAGTCCACTCGGCCCTCCCCGAGAGCTGGGCCAAGGCTTTTGACATAAAAATAGGCAAAAGCCTTCTCTTCTCATCGTATTTCATATGGGGATCGTCGTACGGCTCGCCTTCTGGCATTTCAGCGGCGATTTTATCAGCCCTATCCTTGGCCTCGGCCGGCGTTAAGCCGTCCAGCGCCCCCTCCAGCACCACGGGCCTTGTGTACAAGCCGCCTACTGCTATCCTTGATTTTGTCACAACGCCGTTTTCCTCCTCGGCGGCTACGGCTATTATCAGACTGGGATAGGAGGCGCCCCTCCTCTTATACACCACTACGCCCTGTCTGCTCCACTTAGGCACGGCTATCTCGACGACTAACCCGTCCTCGGCCTCCGTCTCGTAGGGGCCTTTAATAAACTGGGAGATGGGATATATGTAAACGCCTTTTTTCCTCCTCACGGCTACTTCTGCGTTTAATGCGGCTAACACCGCCGGGTAATTAGCCGCGGGGTCTGCGTGGGCTAGGGAGCCCCCGATAGTTCCCCTATTTCTCACCTGGAGATCTGCTATATGCCACGCGGCCAAGGAGAGGGCAGGGGCCCACCTCACCACGGTCTCGTGCATCGCTACGTCGTTGTGCGTAAGTAAAGCGCCTATTTTCAGCTTCTCCTCCTCGCGTATATAGCGCAACTCGTCTAGTTCAAAGATGTCCACCAGCCCCTCGTGCGCAACTACGCCGAGTTTTAACAACGTGGAGATGGACTG
It encodes the following:
- a CDS encoding acyl-CoA dehydrogenase family protein; this translates as MGWSEYEVSLKIIREFVNQYVRTRARDIDRGAYPRDIIRKLGELNFLAPTLPPEFGGAGADTLTHILVVEELARASPGVATIMEIQSSMIAENIYHNGTKRMKEEILPKVAAGEVIVAFALSEPCCGSDAAAIRTRAEKIGGEWVINGHKMWITSGLYADYYLLFARTGPLEARHKAITAFLIPRSNCVEATPIEVMGVRGTGTAEVKFNSCKAGDEDVVGEVNGGWSVAMWGINMGRLNVGAIGLGIAEEAFYQAYDYAHKREAFGRLIADFQAIQHYLAEMYARVEALRALVYKTAKMRDENHPDFPLYAQVAKLMGSRTAVETARLAVQILGGYGYSTDSHVEMLYRDAKVTEIYEGTNEIILNTIYKFLKSKFT
- a CDS encoding FAD binding domain-containing protein yields the protein MRPPYPRHFKYIKANSVEEALQYVEEGYRPLAGGQSISTLLKLGVVAHEGLVDIFELDELRYIREEEKLKIGALLTHNDVAMHETVVRWAPALSLAAWHIADLQVRNRGTIGGSLAHADPAANYPAVLAALNAEVAVRRKKGVYIYPISQFIKGPYETEAEDGLVVEIAVPKWSRQGVVVYKRRGASYPSLIIAVAAEEENGVVTKSRIAVGGLYTRPVVLEGALDGLTPAEAKDRADKIAAEMPEGEPYDDPHMKYDEKRRLLPIFMSKALAQLSGRAEWTLPKKREVEKWRGSGGNSAWINGGEFIIDAEPRRLLIDFLREKGFKEVKRGCDEGRCGACTVLLDGRAVKSCTIFAVQAAGHRVETVRSLQRGGQLHPVQKAFLEEYAMQCGYCTHGFIMAAVDYLRIDPQARDDVLKLSVKNICRCTGYLNIIKAIKKASVYLQSK